Part of the Azospirillum formosense genome is shown below.
GGCACCATCACCATGGCCAACGCGCTGGCCCATTCGTCCAACACCGCGACCGTGCGCATCATCGACCGCATCGGGGTGGAGCGGGTGCGCCGGGTGGCGGCGGGGCTTGGCATCAACTCGCCGCTGGGCAAGGACCTGTCGCTGGCGCTCGGCACCAGCGAGGTCAATTTGCTGGAGCTGACCCGCGGCTACGCCGGCATCGCCAACCGCGGCGCCCCGGTCTGGCCCTACGCCATCACCGAGATCCGCGACCGCGACGGCAACGTCCTGTACCGGCGGCAGGCCGGCGGCTCCGTCCCGGTGGTCGACCCGGTGCACGCGGTGCAGCTCACCCGCATGATGAGCGGCGTCATCGAGTACGGCACCGGCAAGTCGGCCAGGCTCGACCGTCCGGCGGCGGCCAAGTCGGGCACCACCCAGGATTACCGCGACGCCTGGTTCGTCGGCTTCACCGCCGACCTCGTGGCCGGGGTGTGGCTGGGCAACGACAACAACGCCGAGATGAAGCGGGTCACCGGCGGCTCGCTGCCGGCCAAGCTGTGGCAGGGCTTCATGCTGGACGCCCACGCCGGGCGCCCGCCCCGCCCCCTGCCGGGGATGGAGGGCGCCCCCGCCTATGTCGCGTCCGGCATCGCGGAGCCCGCCCGCGCCACCCCGGCGGCGGCCCCGGCGCCATCGCGCGGTTCGTCGGGTGGTGTGGCCTCCGGCATCGGCTCGCTGATCGAAAGCCTGACCGGCAAGGGCAGCGCGCCGCAGGTGCAGTACGACTACGGCAATCCGGTGCGGTGAGGGGGAGCGCATTGCCCCCACCCCAGCCCTCCCCCGCTTTCGCGGGAGAGGGAGATTAAGTCCCCTCCCCTGCGAAGCGGGGGAGGGTTAGGGAGGGGGCAAGGGACGAAACTCAGCCCCCCAAATACCCCAGCACGCCCTTCCCCACCCGCGCGCCCATGGCGAAGCAGCCCTGGAGGAGGTAGCCGCCGGTCGGTGCCTCCCAATCCAGCATCTCCCCGGCGACGAAGGTGCCCGGCAGGCGGGTCAGCATCAGAGAATCGTCCAGCTCCGCCAGCCGGACGCCGCCGGCGGTGGAGATGGCGCGCTCGATGGGCCGCACCCCGGTCAGCACCACCGACAGGCCCTTGATCTGGCGGGCCAGCGCCGCCGGGTCGGACAGCTCCGACGCCGGGGTGAACTCGCGCAGCAGGGCGGCGCGTGGGCCGGTCAGCGACAGGGACTTCTTCAGGAAGGTGGACAGCGACTCCGCGCCGCGGCGGCGCAGCCGTTTGGCGATCGCCGACTCCGGCAGATCCGGCATCAGGTCGATGGTCAGGGCGGCCCAGCCCTCCCGCTCGATGGCGTCGCGCAAGGGGGCGCTCAGCGCGTAGACGGCGCCGCCCTCGATGCCGGTTTCGGTGATGACGAACTCGCCCTTCAGCCGGCGGTCGGCGAAGGCGAGGCCGACGCTCTTGACCGGCTGGCCGGCGAAGCGCTCGCGCAGGTGATCGGACCAGGGCACCTCGAAGCCCATGTTGGACGGGCGCAGCGGCGCGATGTCCACCCCGCGCGCGGCCAGAAGCTCCGTCCAGGCGCCGTCGGAGCCGGTGCGCTGCCAGCTCGCCCCGCCCAGCGCCAGCAGCGTGGCGCGCGGGGCGACGGTGGTCTCGGTGCCGTCGCCGCGCTGGACGCGCAGCGCGCCGCGCTCGTCCCAGCCCAGCCAGCGGTGGCGGGTGTGCAGGGTGACGCCCAGCCCCTCCAGCCGGCGCAGCCACGCCCGCACCAGGGTGGAGGCCTTCATCTGCACCGGGAAGACGCGCCCGCTGGAGCCGACGAACGTTTCGATCCCAAGACCCGCCGCCCAAGCGCGCAGGTCCGCCGGGGAGAAGCCGGCCAGCAGATCGGCGAACAGCGGCGCCTGCGCGCCGTAGCGGGCGGTGAAGGCGTCCAACGGTTCGGAATGGGTCAGGTTCAGCCCGCCGCGCCCGGCGAGCAGCAGCTTGCGCGCCGGGGTGGGCATCCGCTCAAAGACGGCGACCGAGCGGCCCGCGGCGGCGATGACCTCCGCCGCCATCAGCCCGGCCGGGCCGGCGCCGACGATCGCGACATCGGGAGAGAAGGCGTCGGGAGAGGAAACAGTGTCAGGGGCGTCGGTCATCGGGTCCCCCGAGGGGCAAAGGATGTCGACCGGTCCCGTCCGCACCGCCTTCGCCGAAGGAAAAGGCAGGGTCGGACGGGACCGGGGCACTCAAGAAGCGGGAATCGGCGGCGCGGGACCGGATCAGTCCGCGTCGTCCTCCTGGGCCACCTCGTCGGCAAGGTCGTTGGCCATGTCGGCGAAATAGCCCGCGTCCACCTCCAGCCCGTTCTCCTCGCAGATCCGCATGAAGATGCGGTAGGCGTGCAGGATCGCGACGTCGAGAACGGCAAGGTCGCCCTCCTCGCTGTGCTTGTCGGTGACGCCACGCTCCTGGAGCGTGCCGACGATGTCGTGAGAGGCGGCCTGAAGCACCGCTTCCATGGCTTGTTTGTGCAGAGTCGACATCGCGGGGGTCCTCTTTCTCAAGTGGTCGTCTGCCGGCGGGCGCGGCGCGTTCAGCGCCGGCCCGTGGTAGAAAACCCCTCTTAGCAGCTTCGGGTTCTCGCCGCAGCGATCATCGCGCGCCGTTCTTTGCATGGCTCTGCAGATAGGTCAGCAGCAGCCGGCCCTCCTCCTCGTCCAGCCGGGTCAGCCGCTTCATGGCGTTCATCTTGCCGATCCAGGCGTTCGCGTCGAAGTCGGCCGGCGGGTGCAGCGTGTGGCAGAGCGAGCAGTTGGCGTCATAGACCCGAGCGCCGTAATCCCACAGCGCGCTGAGCGCGCCCACATAGCCGCCCGCCCCGGTCCAGGCGGTCAGGCGAACCTCCGTCCACTCCTGCTCGGTCTCCGGATCGGTGACGGTGCGCAGCGCCGCTGCGTGCTCCACGGCCGCGGCGTTCAGCTTGACCGTGGTGATGCGCTTGCCCGGCTGGGCATAGAGGGTCTGGGCGGAGCTGCCGCGCTGCCAGCCGGTGATCTCCACCTTGAGGGCACCGCCCTCCGCCGCCAGGACCCTCACCGGCGTCGCCGCGGCGATCTCCCCGTCCCCGGCGCTTCCCGGCGCCGGCGGCGCGCCGTGCAGGGCGAGGCTGGTCAGGGCGTAGGCGGTGTCGCCGGGCTTCAGGGCCAGCGTTCTCGCCTGCTCCGTCAGGCTGGCGAAGAATTGGCGATGACCGGCGGTCACGTCGGGGAAGCTGTGGGCGATGCCCTTGTGGCAGTCGATGCAGGTCTTGCCGGCCTTCTCCGCCCCTTCCATGGCGCTGGCCGCCTTCGGCGTCTGCTTGTGGAAGTCCATGGCGCCGAAGGAATGGCAGTTGCGGCATTCCTGGCTGTCGGTGGCCCGCATGCGGTCCCATTCGCGGCGCGCCAGCGTGTGGCGCTTGGCCTCGAACTTCTCCTTGGTGTCGATGGAGCCGATGAGCCAGTGGTACAGCTCGCCCGACGCCTGCACCTTGCGGATTACCTTGTGCGTCCAGTCGCGCGGGACGTGGCAGTCGGCGCAGGTCGCCCGCACGCCCGACGCGTTCCGGTAGTGCGGCGAGGCCGTGTATTCGGCGTACACGGTGTCGCGCATCTCGTGGCAGGAGACGCAGAATTCCATGCTGTTGGTCGCTTCCATCGCGGTGTTGAAGCCGCCCCAGCCGACCACCCCGACGATGACGCCCACCAGACCGGCCAGAGCGAGCGCCCCGAAGCCGCCCGCCGTCTTCCATCCCCACCGCATGTCGATACCCTGCAACCATCCTCAAAAAAAGGAATGGGGCCGGGCCGCCCCAACGACGCCCGGCCCCATCCAACCACCAACCCGTCAGTCGAAGGGGTGCGGCTTCGGCGTCTTGTCCGTGGACGGCGGCAGGATCGGCAGAGCGAAGCTCGGCTGGTCACCGGTCAGCGTCTTCAGGAAAGCGACGATCTTGGCGTTCTCGTCGGTCGAGAACTTCTTGCCCAACTGGATGCGGCCCATGACGTCCACGGCGTCGGACAGCGTCGCGGCCTCGCCGTCGTGGAAGTAGGGGTAGGTCAGCGCGACGTTGCGCAGCGTCGGAACCTTGAAGTTGAAGCGGTCGGCCTCCTCCTTGGTCACCGCGATGCGGCCCTCGGCGGGGTTGTTCGTCTTGTAGGGCTCGACCACGCCCATCTTCTGGAAGGTGTTGCCGCCGACGGCCGAGCCGTTGTGGCAGGCGGTGCAGCCAGAGTCCTTGAACAGCTCGTAGCCTTCCAGCTCGACCGTGGTCAGGGCTTTCTTGTCGCCCTTCAGCCACTGGTCGAAGCGGGAGTTCGGGGTGACCAGCGTCTCCTCGAAGGCGGCGATGGCCTTGGTCACCTCTTCGATGGTGATCTTGGTCTCGCCGAAGACGTCGGCGAATTCCTTCTGGTATTCGGGGATGGAGCGCAGCACCTCCACCGCCAGGGCGTGGGTGGAGCCCATCTCGCCGGGGTTGGCGATCGGGCCGCCGGCCTGCTCCTGCAGCGTCAGCGCGCGGCCGTCCCAGAACTGCGCGACGTTCAGGCTGGAGTTCAGCACGGTCGGCGAGTTGATCGGACCCTGCTGCCAGTTGTGGCCGATGGAGGTCTTCAGGTTGTCGGTGCCGCCCATGGACAGGTTGTGGCACGAGTTGCAGGAGATGAAGCCGGACTTGGAGAGCCGGGGATCGAAGTACAGCTTCTTGCCGAGTTCAACCAATCCGGGATTGGTGATCTTCGCCGGCTCGATCGGCGAAATCGGTTCGTCGGCGGCGAACGCGGGTGCGCCGAAGGTGGCGACGGAGGCCGCCAGCATGGCCGCGAACGACACGGCAGCACGCATGGACATCGCACTTCTCCCTTATCGAAGTTCTAATATTTTGGCTAATGCCTTGATGCAAAATGACAGTGACACGTCCAACTCTGGTGATACCAGAGACAGGCGTGTCGCGCGGCAACTTGCCGCATGTCCGTACACGAATTGTGCCTACTCAGAACAATCATCGGCGCGGGCATGAAAAAGGGGCGGCGGGACACCCCGCCGCCCCCATCGGGACGCCAACCGATTGATGATCTTAGGTTGCGCCTAAAGCGAACTTCCGTTCGCTTTGGACTCACATGGCCTTCTTTGCCGGCCGGGACCGCCGTCGCGGTCCAGAGCGGAAGGCATTCCGCTTCAGTCGGCGGCCGCCTGACTGGTCATGCCGCCTTGCGCGCCGGACCGCATGCCCTTCACCACCTCGTCCGCCGTGGCGCGATGGACCTTCACCGAACCGGTCCACTGGCCCCAGGCCTTCGGGTCGATGGTGTCGCCGTTCTTGCCCAGCGATTTCAGCCGCTTCTGGTCCTCGTCGGTCAGCACCTGCTTGGGCAGGGGGGGCAGGCCGGCGACGTCGGCCGCGGTCATGCCCAGCATGCCGGCCACCCGGCTGCCGTAATCGTCATGGACCAGGAAGAAGTGCCAGAGCATGCGCTCCTGGACGTCGCGTTCGCACTGGCCGAGCAGAGTGCCCATGTTGAGGACGAGATCGTCGCGCTCCCAGTCCATCATGGTGCAGTAGCGGCCCCGCGCCTGGACATAGTCGTTGCGGCGCTCGATCACGCTGCGGGTCAGGCGGCCGCGGATTTCCGGCGGGTTGTTCGGCTCCTCCCGCTGGGCCTCGCTGAGGCCGTTGTGGATGGACGGCTCGAAATTGATGTGCGGGTTCTGCCCCGGCGCCAGATCGCGCTGGAAGGACATTTGCCCGCCCGACAGGTTGGTGGCGACCGCGGCGTTCTTGGCTTGGTTGATCGGCAATTGCAGATAGTTGGTGCCGACCCGGTAGCGCTGCGTGTCGGAGTAGGAGAAGGTCCGCCCGACCAGCATCTTGTCGTCGGAGAAATCCAGCCCGTCGACCAGGACGCCGGTGCCCATGGCGATCTGTTCGTTCTCGTTGAAGAAGTCCTCGACGTTGCGGTTCAGCGTCATCACGCCGACGTGGCGCAGCGGGAAGTCCGACTCCGGCCAGATCTTGGTGTCGTCCAGCGGGTCCCAGTCCAGCTCGGGATGGTCGTGATCCTCCATGATCTGGACGAACATGTCCCACTGCGGGTGGTCGCCGCGCTCGATGGCCTCGAACAGGTCCTTGGAGGCGGAGCCGAGATCCTGCCCCTGGACCTTCGCCGCCTCCTCCGCCGTCAGGCAGGCGACGCCGCAGCGCGGGTGGAAGTGGTACTTGACCAGCACCGTGCCGCCCTCGGCGTTCACCATCTTGTAGGTGTTTACGCCGAAGCCTTCCATGTGCCGGTAGTTGGCCGGAATCCCGCGCGGGCTGAACAGATGGGTCAGCATGTGCATGGATTCGGGCGTCTGGCTCATGAAGTCGAAGATGCGGTTCGGCTCCTGCCGGAAGGTCACCGGATCGGGCTTCAGCGAATGGATGACGTCGGGAAACTTGATGGCGTCGCGGATGAAGAAGACCGCGAGGTTGTTGCCGACCAGATCCCAGTTGCCGTCCTCGGTGTAGAACTTCACCGCGAAGCCGCGCGGGTCGCGGGCCACCTCCGACGAGTCGCGCCCGCCGATGACGGTGGAGAAGCGGATGGCCAGCGGGGTCTTCTTGCCGGCTTGGCCGAACAGCTTGGCGCGGGTGTATTTCGACGCCGGCTCGTCGCCGATCTTCCCGGTCGCCTCGAACTCGCCGTAGCAGACGAAGCCGCGGGCGTGGACCACGCGCTCCGGAATGCGCTCGCGGTCGAAATGGGTGATCTTCTCCAGGAACTGGTAGTTCTCCAGCGTCGCCGGGCCGCGGGCCCCCACGGTGCGCTGGGACTGGTTGTTCGTGATCGGGTGGCCCTGACGGTTGGTCAGAGTCTTCGATTGGTCAGCCATCGCTTTCTCCCTGAACAGCAAGCCGTGCCGGCGCACCCCCGGGGCGTCCGGTTGGAGGGTCAACGGCAGCAGTTTGGAAGCGTTCCAATCTAAAGCACCGGCCGGCGGCACCCTGTCCGTCAGGGAGATGCCCAAACGGAAAAGGGCGGCCCCGAGGGACCGCCCTTTCCGCAAACGTCGTGGATGACGCGGGCTATTAGAAGCCCATGCCGCCCATGTCGTCCATGCCACCCGGCATGCCGGCCGGAGCAGCCTTCTTCTCCGGCTTCTCGGCGATCATCGCCTCGGTGGTGATCAGCAGGCCGGCGATCGAGGCCGCGTCCTGCAGGGCGGTGCGGACCACCTTCACCGGATCGATGATGCCGGCGGCGACCAGGTTGGTGAACTCACCCTTCTGGGCGTCGTAGCCGAAGTTCGGGTCGTTCTGGTCCAGCAGCTTGCCGACCACGATCGAACCGTCGGTGCCCGCGTTGTAGGCGATCTGACGGACCGGGGCCTGCAGGGCGCGGCGGATGATCTCGATGCCGACGCGCTGCTCGTCGTTGATCGGCTTCAGGGCTTCCAGGGCCTTGGTCGCGTAGAGCAGGGCGGTGCCGCCGCCGGCGACGATGCCCTCTTCCACCGCGGCGCGGGTGGCGTGCATGGCGTCGTCAACGCGGTCCTTGCGCTCCTTCACCTCGACCTCGGTGGCGCCGCCGACGCGGATGACGGCAACGCCGCCAGCCAGCTTCGCCAGACGCTCCTGCAGCTTCTCGCGGTCGTAGTCCGAGGTGGTCTCCTCGATCTGCGCCTTGATCTGGCCGATGCGGGCCTGGATGTCCTCGGCCGAGCCGGCGCCGTCGACGATGGTGGTGTTCTCCTTGGAGATCACGACCTTCTTGGCGGTGCCGAGCATGTCGATGGTGACGTTCTCGAGCTTGATGCCGAGATCCTCGGAGATGACCTGGCCGCCGGTCAGGATGGCCATGTCCTCCAGCATCGCCTTGCGGCGGTCACCGAAGCCCGGAGCCTTGACGGCGGCGACCTTCAGGCCGCCACGCAGCTTGTTCACGACCAGGGTCGCCAGGGCCTCGCCCTCGACGTCCTCGGCGATGATCAGCAGCGGACGCGAGGACTGCACGACGGCCTCGAGGACCGGCAGCAGGGCCTGCAGACCCGACAGCTTCTTCTCGTGGAGCAGGATGAACGGGCTCTCGAGGTCCGCGATCATCTTGTCGGCGTTGGTGATGAAGTACGGCGACAGGTAGCCGCGGTCGAACTGCATGCCCTCGACGACGTCCAGCTCGGTCTCGAGGCTCTTGGCCTCTTCCACCGTGATGACGCCCTCGTTGCCGACCTTCTCCATCGCCTGGGCGATCATCTTGCCGATCTCGGCTTCGCCGTTGGCGGAGATGGTGCCGACCTGGGCGATCTCGTCGTTGGTCGTGACCTTCTTGGCGCGGCCGCGGATGTCGGCCACGACGGTCTCGACGGCGAGGTCGATGCCGCGCTTCAGGTCCATCGGGTTCATGCCGGCGGCCACCGACTTCACGCCCTCGCGGACGATGGCCTGGGCCAGAACGGTCGCCGTGGTGGTGCCGTCGCCGGCCAGGTCGTTCGTCTTCGACGCGACCTCACGCACCATCTGGGCGCCCATGTTCTCGAACTTGTCCGACAGTTCGATTTCCTTGGCGACCGAGACGCCGTCCTTGGTGATGCGCGGAGCGCCGAAGGACTTCTCGATCACGACGTTGCGGCCCTTCGGGCCCAGCGTCACCTTGACGGCGTCGGCGAGGATGTCCACACCGCGCAGCATCTTCTCGCGCGCGGAGGCCGAGAACTTAACTTCCTTGGCAGCCATTGCTCACTTCCTTGAAATTCGGGGGGTTGGATCGCTCAGCGCGGGCGGAGGCTCAGGCCTCGATGACGCCCATGATGTCGGATTCCTTCATGATCAGGAAATCCTCGCCCTCGATCTTCACCTCGGTGCCCGACCACTTGCCGAACAGGATGCGGTCGCCGGCCTTCACGTCGAGCGCAACGACCTTGCCGCTCTCGTCACGGGCACCCGGACCCACCGCGATGACCTGGCCCTCCTGGGGCTTTTCCTTCGCGGTGTCGGGGATGATGATCCCGCCCTTGGTCTTGGTGTCGGACTCCAGACGCTTGACGACGACGCGGTCGTGCAGCGGACGGAACTTCATGGGGATGCCTCCAGGATCAAGGCTTATTGATGATAGGATTGGCGCCGGGCTCGGGGCTGTTAGCACTCTCCCCCGGCGAGTGCCAGACAGCTAATCGAGCTGCGGTTTCGATTCAAGAGGGTCGTTGCGGCAATCGGTGCGATTCCTGGCAGCAGCCACCCCTCCTTGCTGCTAACACATTGAAATAGCTGAAAAATTTTTGTTGCCCGCCGCAGCCGTGAACGGCACACTTTCACAAAAGAATCATCGGGACGCAGCGGAAGGACGCCACCGGTTCCACCATCACGGAGGCAGAGCATGGCCAGTCTGGGTCTTCAGCTTCGCGATTACCGCCTGACCACGGCGGAGATTCTGTACCACATGCCCGACCACCCGCACCTGCTGCAGAGCTATCTCTGGCAGGAATTGGACATCGCGCCCGGCTACCCGGTGCTGCGCCGGTTCCTGGATTTCTGGCAGGCCAACCTGGACGGCAAGCTGCATTCGGTGAAGCTGGCGACCAACCGCCTGCTCACGCCGGGCGAGGCCCGCGCGGTGGCCGCGGAATTCCGCTGGACCTGACGACCCGCCCACCTCCCCCAATACGGGAGAACGTGAAAAAATAAACCATTATTAAGCGTTTACCGCTTCCGATACGCTTCCCCCGGTACGAACGGTCCGTGCCGATGCACGTCCATGACAAGCTGGGGAAAGACGAACATGACGACGCCGGTTTGCGAAGAAGCGGTCAACCTCGTGAAGCATTTCGAGGGTCTCTACCTCAACGCCTATCTGTGCCCGGCGGGTGTGCCGACCATCGGCTACGGCCACACCGCCGGGGTTCAGATGGGGCAGAGCATTACCTCCGCCCAGGCCGACGATTTCCTGCAGTCGGACCTGACCGCCGCCGCCGCCCAGGTGGACAAGCTGGTCACTGTCGCGCTGAACCCGGACCAGCGCGGCGCGCTGGCGTCCTTCGTGTTCAACCTGGGGGCCGGCAGCCTGCAGTGCTCGACCCTGCTGCGCCTGCTGAACCAGGGCGACTATGAGGGCGCCGCCGGCCAGTTCGGCCGCTGGGTCTACGCGACGGTCAACGGGGTCAAGACGCAGCTTCCGGGTCTGGTGAAGCGCCGCGCCGCCGAGGCGGACCTGTTCGAAAGCGCCACCACGCCGCTGCCCCAGGCGGCCGTCAGCACCGCCACGGGCGCGTGAACGAGCGGGTGGGGGTGGCCAGCCACCCCCTCACCCCTTCCGCTGGCCGGTCAGCCGCAGGCCGCGGTCGATCCATTGGGCGGTCAGCTTCTCCTGGACGGCGTTCTGGCGCAGCCGCTGGTTCAGGTTGACGAAGTCCACGCGGTCCAGGCTCTGGTCCTGGTTGAAGCAGGAGAAGACCACCGTCTCCGCGCCGGTCGCCGGGTCGGTGTGCCGTTGCAGGCACTGGGCGCAGATCTCCTTCATCATGCATTGCATGGGCGAATTGATGGAGCCGATGGCGGCGTGGCCGGGCTTCAGATAGGGCTTCAGCAGGCCGTGCCGGGCCGCTCCCACCGCCGCCATCATGCGGTCGGAGCCGATGGCGACGATGCGGTCCACCGTCCCCAGCGGAATATCCGCCGGCCCCAGCTCGCCCGCCGCGTAGGCGCGCATGGCCTCCACGATGTTGCCGACGAAACTCAGGTCGCCGGGGCGCGACGGCGCGAAGCCCGGCGCCTCGTCGCAGCACCAGACGACGCGGTCGGCGGCGGCCTCGATCTGTTCGGTCTTGTAACGGTCCTCCATCCGCTTGTAGCCGGCGAAGTAAACGACGCGGTTGCCGCGCGCCCGGCAGGCCTGCCCGATGGAGAAGAGCACCGCGTTGCCCAAGCCGCCGCCGACCAGGGCCACCGTCTCGCCCTCCGGGATCTCGGTCGGGGCGCCGGTCGGCCCCATCACCACCACCGGATCGCCGGGCTTGAGCAGGGCGCAGAGGTCCGACGAGCCGCCCATCTCCAGAACGATCAGCGAGAGCAGCCCGGCCTCCTTGTCCACCCAGGCGCCGGTCAGGGCCAGCCCTTCCATGGCCAGCGTGGTCCGGCCGATCCGTTGCGCCAGCGTTTCGAAGTTCTGCAGCCGGTAGAACTGTCCGGGTTCGAAACGGCGCGCCGCGGCGGGGGCCTTCACCACCACCTCCACGATGGTCGGGGTCAGGCGGGTGACGCTGTGCACCAGGGGCCGCAGCTCGGCATTCAGGCGCCGCACCAGGGCGTCCGGCGTCACCGAGCTGGGCGCCCGGCGGGCCAGCGCGCGGCTGACCACCGGATAGCCGCGCTTCGCCCCGCCCATCGCCTTCACCACATTGCCGGCGAAGGACGGGTGCAGGTCGCCGAAGAAGCTGAGGGACCGCCCGTCCGGCGCGCGGGCCATCAGCACATGGGCCTGGCTCGGCTTGGCCTGCCGCTCCGGGGTCACCGGCCGGCCGTCCTCGTCGATGGCGCGGAAGCAGCGGCCGTCCAGCTCCACCCAGTCCGGCTCCTCGCGGGCCAGGACGGTGTTCGGCTGGGTGCCGGCGGCGATCAGGATGGTGCGGGCGGGAAGCCGCGCGTCCACGGCGGCGGGGGCCACCACCCCGTCCGGCCCGACCGGGCTGATCGCCAGATGGATCGCCCGCGCGGCGCCCGTCTCGTCGATCTCCACCCCGCGCGGGGCGGCGCATTCCAGGAAGCGGATGCCCTCGGCCAGCCCGTGCGCCACCTCCTCGTGGTTCAGCGTGTAGCTCGGGCTGTCGATCAGCCGCCGCCGATAGGCGATGGTCGAGCCGCCCCAGGATTGCAGCAGCGCCGTGACGCGCGGCTCGCGCCCCTGCTCGCCGGCCTCCAGGCGCTCCGCCCGGATGGCGCGGGCGTGGGCCAAGAACTCGTCGGCCAGCTCGGCCTCGTCGGGCGTCCAGCGGGCGCGCACCGCCGCCTCCCCCCGCTCGGCCACCAGGACCTCGTAGCGGGAGAGGAATTTCTCGACCTGGACGGGGTAATAGGCCAGCGCCTCCGTCGCCGTGTCGATGGCGGTCAGCCCGCCGCCGATCACCACGATGGGCAGCCGGACCTGAAGGTTGGCGATGCTGTCCGGCTTGGCCGCCCCGGTCAGCTGCAGGCCCATCAGGAAGTCCGAGGCCTGCCGCACGCCGCGGGCCAGCCCGTTCGCCATCGGCACGACGGTCGGCTTGCCCGCGCCCATGCACAGGGCGATGTGGTCGAAGCCCAGCTCCAGCGCCCCGTCGATGGTCAGCGTGCCGCCGAAGCGCACCCCGCCGATGATCGTCATGCGCGCCCGGCGCTCCAGCAGCAGCCGGATCACCTTCAGGAAATTCTTGTTCCAGCGCACCGTGATGCCGTATTCGGCCACCCCGCCGAAGCCGGCCATCACCCGCTCGTCCAGCCGGTCGTAGAGGTCGCGCACGTCGCGGATCGGCCGGAAGGGCACCCGCGTGCCGCTGGGCAGGACGCCGGAGAGGTCGGCGGGCAGCGGCTCGATCTTCAGCCCGTCGATGCCGACCACCGTGTGGCCGTCGTTCATCAGATGGTGCGCCAGCGTGAAGCCCGCCGGCCCCAGCCCGGCCACCAGAACCTTGCAGCCGCTGTCCGGCCGCATCAGCGGGCGGCGCAGGTCCAGCGGGTTCCAGCGGGTCAGCAGGCTGTAGATCTCGAAGCCCCAGGGCAGTTCCAGCACGTCCTTCAGCGTGCGGGTCTCCGCCTG
Proteins encoded:
- a CDS encoding TIGR03862 family flavoprotein — translated: MTDAPDTVSSPDAFSPDVAIVGAGPAGLMAAEVIAAAGRSVAVFERMPTPARKLLLAGRGGLNLTHSEPLDAFTARYGAQAPLFADLLAGFSPADLRAWAAGLGIETFVGSSGRVFPVQMKASTLVRAWLRRLEGLGVTLHTRHRWLGWDERGALRVQRGDGTETTVAPRATLLALGGASWQRTGSDGAWTELLAARGVDIAPLRPSNMGFEVPWSDHLRERFAGQPVKSVGLAFADRRLKGEFVITETGIEGGAVYALSAPLRDAIEREGWAALTIDLMPDLPESAIAKRLRRRGAESLSTFLKKSLSLTGPRAALLREFTPASELSDPAALARQIKGLSVVLTGVRPIERAISTAGGVRLAELDDSLMLTRLPGTFVAGEMLDWEAPTGGYLLQGCFAMGARVGKGVLGYLGG
- a CDS encoding NapC/NirT family cytochrome c: MRWGWKTAGGFGALALAGLVGVIVGVVGWGGFNTAMEATNSMEFCVSCHEMRDTVYAEYTASPHYRNASGVRATCADCHVPRDWTHKVIRKVQASGELYHWLIGSIDTKEKFEAKRHTLARREWDRMRATDSQECRNCHSFGAMDFHKQTPKAASAMEGAEKAGKTCIDCHKGIAHSFPDVTAGHRQFFASLTEQARTLALKPGDTAYALTSLALHGAPPAPGSAGDGEIAAATPVRVLAAEGGALKVEITGWQRGSSAQTLYAQPGKRITTVKLNAAAVEHAAALRTVTDPETEQEWTEVRLTAWTGAGGYVGALSALWDYGARVYDANCSLCHTLHPPADFDANAWIGKMNAMKRLTRLDEEEGRLLLTYLQSHAKNGAR
- a CDS encoding cytochrome-c peroxidase gives rise to the protein MSMRAAVSFAAMLAASVATFGAPAFAADEPISPIEPAKITNPGLVELGKKLYFDPRLSKSGFISCNSCHNLSMGGTDNLKTSIGHNWQQGPINSPTVLNSSLNVAQFWDGRALTLQEQAGGPIANPGEMGSTHALAVEVLRSIPEYQKEFADVFGETKITIEEVTKAIAAFEETLVTPNSRFDQWLKGDKKALTTVELEGYELFKDSGCTACHNGSAVGGNTFQKMGVVEPYKTNNPAEGRIAVTKEEADRFNFKVPTLRNVALTYPYFHDGEAATLSDAVDVMGRIQLGKKFSTDENAKIVAFLKTLTGDQPSFALPILPPSTDKTPKPHPFD
- a CDS encoding catalase, with the protein product MADQSKTLTNRQGHPITNNQSQRTVGARGPATLENYQFLEKITHFDRERIPERVVHARGFVCYGEFEATGKIGDEPASKYTRAKLFGQAGKKTPLAIRFSTVIGGRDSSEVARDPRGFAVKFYTEDGNWDLVGNNLAVFFIRDAIKFPDVIHSLKPDPVTFRQEPNRIFDFMSQTPESMHMLTHLFSPRGIPANYRHMEGFGVNTYKMVNAEGGTVLVKYHFHPRCGVACLTAEEAAKVQGQDLGSASKDLFEAIERGDHPQWDMFVQIMEDHDHPELDWDPLDDTKIWPESDFPLRHVGVMTLNRNVEDFFNENEQIAMGTGVLVDGLDFSDDKMLVGRTFSYSDTQRYRVGTNYLQLPINQAKNAAVATNLSGGQMSFQRDLAPGQNPHINFEPSIHNGLSEAQREEPNNPPEIRGRLTRSVIERRNDYVQARGRYCTMMDWERDDLVLNMGTLLGQCERDVQERMLWHFFLVHDDYGSRVAGMLGMTAADVAGLPPLPKQVLTDEDQKRLKSLGKNGDTIDPKAWGQWTGSVKVHRATADEVVKGMRSGAQGGMTSQAAAD
- the groL gene encoding chaperonin GroEL (60 kDa chaperone family; promotes refolding of misfolded polypeptides especially under stressful conditions; forms two stacked rings of heptamers to form a barrel-shaped 14mer; ends can be capped by GroES; misfolded proteins enter the barrel where they are refolded when GroES binds), which codes for MAAKEVKFSASAREKMLRGVDILADAVKVTLGPKGRNVVIEKSFGAPRITKDGVSVAKEIELSDKFENMGAQMVREVASKTNDLAGDGTTTATVLAQAIVREGVKSVAAGMNPMDLKRGIDLAVETVVADIRGRAKKVTTNDEIAQVGTISANGEAEIGKMIAQAMEKVGNEGVITVEEAKSLETELDVVEGMQFDRGYLSPYFITNADKMIADLESPFILLHEKKLSGLQALLPVLEAVVQSSRPLLIIAEDVEGEALATLVVNKLRGGLKVAAVKAPGFGDRRKAMLEDMAILTGGQVISEDLGIKLENVTIDMLGTAKKVVISKENTTIVDGAGSAEDIQARIGQIKAQIEETTSDYDREKLQERLAKLAGGVAVIRVGGATEVEVKERKDRVDDAMHATRAAVEEGIVAGGGTALLYATKALEALKPINDEQRVGIEIIRRALQAPVRQIAYNAGTDGSIVVGKLLDQNDPNFGYDAQKGEFTNLVAAGIIDPVKVVRTALQDAASIAGLLITTEAMIAEKPEKKAAPAGMPGGMDDMGGMGF
- the groES gene encoding co-chaperone GroES translates to MKFRPLHDRVVVKRLESDTKTKGGIIIPDTAKEKPQEGQVIAVGPGARDESGKVVALDVKAGDRILFGKWSGTEVKIEGEDFLIMKESDIMGVIEA
- a CDS encoding usg protein — encoded protein: MASLGLQLRDYRLTTAEILYHMPDHPHLLQSYLWQELDIAPGYPVLRRFLDFWQANLDGKLHSVKLATNRLLTPGEARAVAAEFRWT
- a CDS encoding lysozyme is translated as MTTPVCEEAVNLVKHFEGLYLNAYLCPAGVPTIGYGHTAGVQMGQSITSAQADDFLQSDLTAAAAQVDKLVTVALNPDQRGALASFVFNLGAGSLQCSTLLRLLNQGDYEGAAGQFGRWVYATVNGVKTQLPGLVKRRAAEADLFESATTPLPQAAVSTATGA